The region ATGTAAattaagttttgtttttgtggcagGCACTATTGAAATCCTTGGCTGAGGCAGAACTGGATGATGCAAAGGACTTTGTGGGGGCGGACGATGCGCCAGCATTGGACCCTGTTATCAGGGAGCGGGGCTTGGTGCAGCTCTCCTCCATCCAGGAGCCTGTCCCAGTGCGAGGGTGGCCCATGGGCCTGGCTCTGGCCTCGGCCCCGTCCATCACCATGTCTCTGACCGCCACAGGCTTCCAGAAGATGATGTCTGTGATGGCCTCCCTCAGCCTGCCCTCCACCAGAGGGGGGTATAAGGTGCAGCCCAACCAGTACTCCCAGGAACTAGCCACCATACGGGCTCAACCCAAGGTAAGGGCACATTAAATCTCCATAAGTTTTTATCATCTGGATGATTTTTATGATTGGGTATTTGCAGTGGTGGATGAAGTATTAAGGTCCTTTTAGTACTAAGTACtaacaccacactgtaaaaatactctgttacaagtaaaagtctggcattgaaaatgttacttaagtaaaagtaattaagtatcatcaggaaaatgtacttaaaatattaaaagtaaaagtactcggggcagcctctagctcacccagtaagagcgttcgccccatgtaggctgagtcctttgcagcagcgtgggttcgaatccgacctgctgccctttgctgcgtgtcatcccccatctctctccccctttcctgtctatccactgtcactctatAATAAAAGGGAAGAAGCCcccaaaaaagtttttaaaaagtactcaacacagaaaaatccttggattttagaaactggaaacggaAGCGTCAAAACAAGCTTCATAAGCGCCAAAAATTgcgttaaaggtgctgtaggtaggattgtgaagatccaggacttagccaaaacatttgaacatcaacaacttctcagtccctcccctcctttccggtaaagcccaaaacggtctcctaagcccctcttCCCACAAGGgggaatgaatgcgtgtgcatgagcagtgattgacatgcagttagacaccccccccctccaggccttgattggtgcatctgaacagggagcagtggatttttgcaaatcacactacaggtggtgccagaggagccagattttttttatttttattacctgcttcatgtagttgtactggaacatagggtcagtttcagcaaatatgacagaaagttagttttataattCTGTGTTTAATTGTCTATATatatcatttcagctggacttgtaggccgttatattgttgggtattttataaactacatgtgtttagtGTGCAATTGTAATGCTTAATTTgtatagtaactaaagctgtgagATTAATGTTGTGGAGtaaaaaagtagaatatttctctctgaaatgtggtggagtagaagtacaaagtggaatgaaaagaaaagacccaTGTAAAGTACaggtacctcaacatttgtacttcagtacagtacttgagtaaatgtacttagttacattccaccgctggtCATATGAgattctttttcctttttttcctcagaGGTCTGTAAAGCTGCACTATCGGCGATCTCCACTTCTCTATGCTGACCGGCAACCAGACATGAAGAGTGACGTCACGGGGTTCAACGCCATCCTCCTAGAGAACACTTTGTAAGAGTTCCCCCCAAAAAGGCTGATGTCATGGACACAGATTAAAGGACGATCTGGCACCCAGCTGTTTTTGCAGGGAAGCATCTGCTATTCCATAATCTGACACAAAGGGAACAAACCTGGTATTTTATGATGTCATTttgttaaatgtgtttaaagTTTTTATTGACAActccaacttttttttaattaagaatGCCAAACTTTCATTTTGCATCTCAATTTGTGTATTACAAGGGTGTGAAACCTGCCACCTGGCATAATAATATTTGAACTCACCAGGAGGTCAGGTAAGATAATGCGCTGTGGCTGTGGCATGAACCTGATTTACTTATCATAAATAATTTTTAGTTGCATTCAGGCTCTagggacttaaaaaaaaacaaaaaaacatctctaATTCAAAATCTCAGACAGTAGACTGTCCAGAAACACTGACCTGCCACATCTGAGATAAGAAATATAGAAAACCGTGAATGGGGTGTAAGTTGTGGTGATGTTACTGCAGGACGAGACAGACTCCGAATAATTTTTACGAGCCTTTGTCTGGAGAACTGAAATGACATGGCACAACCTTAGCGCCTCTAAAAACAGAGGGCTGCGGGGTTTTTTCGCATTGCTGCCTCTTTGGAACATCTTGACTGATGATCAAAGTATTGGACTTTTGACGAGTGCCTTTCTTAAAATCTACACTCAAATGGGCTGCTAGTGTATTTATGTAAGGGTGATTATTTATGTGTGATTTTATAGATTTATTATGGGTCAGATGCAGATATGATTACATCCAGCATTATTTTGAGTGAGATTTATGCTGGGAggagtgggtgggtggggggtaaTTAAGCAAGTTTTGCACATGTAAAGCACATATTGCACAttaaaaccacacacatacagcaacacacagacatgaacaAGCTGACACATTACTTATGTGAAACAGGGAAAGGATGAACCCAGGTTTATTTAAATTGCTGCTTTTTTGTCTGATAAAGGGTCTTTCTTATATGCGCATGTGTAAAATGTTTGACCAAACCACTTCCTGTGTGGATTTTaatctgctgcagcccaaagcATTAATGCAAGCACTGTATAacctaccaaagtctttttacACTAGTGTTTCATGAGGGATAACAAATGGGTCATTATGGCCATCAAgttttattatatattcattttttatttttcaaaacctCTTTTTGCTATATGGTTACAAAATAAATGACTAATGTAACTTTAACACCGATGCTTGTCATCCTAGCTTTTGATCCCACACATAACCTTCCGGGACAGCTCTGTTGATTCTTTCATATCTTCCGTTTGCCCGTTAAATAAGTTTTTCATTTATTCACTGAAATGTCAGAGTCATTATGGCAGTTTGTAATTTGAAATCTGTTGTTTTGCTAGCGGTACCGAGGGATCAATGTTATTTAAAGGACTGTTTTGTTGAAATAAACGTCAGTTATAGAATGTTTCATGTAcgcgtttttttttaactacactGTAAAGCCTTTAGTATTGACTCAGCAATTTATAtcgtttttaaacatttcagtgTTTATTGGAACATGATACTGTTGCATGACAAGGCGCAGGACAGGAAGTTGgatcaacaaaaaaatacagggACTACACAACTTGCTTATTCCAAGActttatacataaatataatcAAAAGTGATCAGATAGAAAAACCAATGCAGGCACTATTTTACAAATAGTCAGCTTTATTGGCTGTTGATGATTTTGCTTAATTATCGACAATTTTCGAACACTGATCGGAAAATTCTACAAACAGAGGCTCCTGCATGGCAGCCTTCATCGCATCGTCTTTGCTGTCTGCGCTGTCAATGGAGCGCAGCAACTGTCTCAGATGGGGGTTGCACAGAAGATCTCTTAGCTCTTTGGACTGACCTGCAGGGAAATAAGAAAACATGAATTACCCAcacctgactttttttttttttttttttaaatacttaattGATGTGGTCATTAGCGTGTTAGATGAAGGAacatgtggtggtggtggtgatgctGCTGCGTgaagagcagctgaaaggtacCGTCAGATTAATACCTAACAGCTGGAGCCTCTGCAGAGGCACTTTGTCAACAAtgtcctcctcttcctgcaGAAGATCCTCAACAGTCCACGTCTCTGCAAAGACAAGGAAAGCAAAAAGTGCCTTTCACACAGGGCGTTGGAAAATTGTGAAGGTTGAACGGTGGCATTTCAGTCACTTCATCTCACAGCCTCTCTTTGCTGTCACTTAAGTGGGATTTATGCTTCTACGAGGGCTCTACGCAGAGCTTATGCCGTAGCCTAaagtaagtggcctgaagtttatacttgtgcgctggtgtctgCTTCGCTCtagcgtatccctttaagagcatagctgtgtgtgtgtgtgtgtgtgtgtgtgtggtagagcgagtaccgactctagagtcatagtgagtgaaacaaagtgtctcccctgtgctttctgaccacggtgggaaatctgtagcaggaaaagttaaccctctccgactccctgatttcatgttgtttatggagaaggagaacccggAAATGAGGAGGAAAGcaacgctaccgagccacgACCGAGCGGACCAATTACAGTTGTTACGATCTgtgtcgccgcgacgtgtagctAAATTTTTTTGAGACCTACGTACCTACGGCGTTCATTGAACACAGGACCTTAAACTGTGCTTTAATCTACTAAAGGGACAATTAGATCAAAATTGACAACTTTGGAAGAAGAAACTATTATTTGTCCAATACAATCATACAATACAATGTAGTGGAATTcaatctctgcatttaacccatcctaagcattaggagcagtggacagccacATTCAGCGTCCGGGGAGCAactaggtttccattaaagtcagcgtgtgtatttccacagactgcggaacgtctgcgtccctACTCCgtccgcagcagatacgcagagcttctatttttgacggacgccggagagctccgcagcaattcagcacacggcagatagtgcgggacaggaagtcgagcacagaaacgaaataaatatccggttaattttcaaaataaaatacaccgtgctcacagcggatcatatttccctgctactacaccttgaaaacacagcacagagtcgtttcccctctactcctctggatggaaactaactgctggtggttttgtggttctattctacctgaattcgcgagaacttgtgggtcctcgtgactacagctgtcagtcacggccgcagccgttccgcaacaaatccggacccggtgggtattgacggacggcggagcacgcagcagacacgcagcggagctgGTCCGCAGCggttacgcatccagtggaaatccccggtatgagtctgatgctgctaaatttggctgtgattatgggggcGCGTTTCAacccgaaccaggaaagaaaatgcctctgcactcaactggatagacctccaaccaatcagagcaacggagacagACGTCACAGAAGCTGCAAGTCGAAGGCAGGCTTCatgctcgttcgagatgagccagatctgcgcagaatcgatcaccggcgatcggcgcccaatgcatgccggttagatttgtgtccgacttgatcccgacttgctctgacgtcatgcacacgtgggcaacgataatctcacgagaccaaggcgtccgcagttctgagacgcaggtagcgcagttgcttttcaccgactgcaagagccaggcggacgcaggtggacccagtgcatgctgggaaacgccggcctctcagctgatcgaacagctgattggttcagaatcgactcaacatgatgacgttttatataaactttttattgattttcaatttttattgattttaactgctatttgtctgatttaaaggcttattctgtatagaacacatgttgtgtggctgatagttatgtttagaagtcagagagactaaatctgttcagattacggatcacctacagtctgttgtttattaaaatcagcaacagatcacatgtagagaattttgacagctactctgtcataataaaaccaactggagactgtgtaggagctgatatatgggtctgataacattttattaaatcggaatcggacccgaccggaccacagtgtttgtgtcatttcctgttcagcctgaaggctgctggagtcagctggaaaactgtccgacttgagagcggacttttgtccccgcccccggctgctgccgcctgctctcgtctactttacaggcgaggcgcagttcatctcaaaCGAGCCTttcgacagagcaaaggcagaggcGGCAGTTTCCGTGTCGTGCGGACGGGTGTGGCAATGTGTCTACATAcgtgatcgcggttctctgttgCTCTTTTAAAacgaatgcgctgtcgatatctccTATAACCGACGCGATggaggaatctacacatctcaattctccagtggcagccatctttgttgtaaacaaattcaacccaagcgctctttggtgacgtggttgattacgttactgtccatcatcgtataaagcccgccctgacaatgtgattggtccgaacagctctggttcgagcatcgttgctccacaacggatcaagtccagaccgaacttcccaaCCTCAAATGTTGTCAGCgcggctaagttcggctggcatccggGCTAGGGTGCAGCTAAAGGAAACTTTGAAATGTGGGCGCAGGAGTCTGGGATCGAACCGCCAATTTTGTGGTTGAGGGCCGACCAGCTCTACCGCTGAGCCACAGGAACACAAATATTTCCCACCACATACCCACTCTCTAGCTCAGTGAAATGAATTTGACTTCTTGAAtgttttttattactttgtCCATGTTAACCCACCTATTATAATATATTTGATTCGCGCTCTTGCTGGCTGATATGGACacactatacaaaaaaaatatatataatcacaggaatgatcagagaaaTAATACCATACCAGTGTTGAAAGAATCCTTCACTTTAGGCTCAATAGGTGCAGGCTGCTCAACAGGAAGGCAAGTGTCTGTGGGCAAACAAAGAATTTTGATTATGGATCAGTGGATGATGAGCAGCGTCCTCTTATTATGATCGCAGCTTGTCTAAACAGCATATTACTACATCACTTAAATACTGAGATCAAGCTAATTTACCTTTATGCCTCTTGTAACAGCCAAGTGAACAACTGTAAGAGAAAGAACacaattataaaaacaaattagCTGCCAGATCATAACAATGATCTCTGTGCAACACTGAAACAAGGtaatacactgtatatatacatattgtaTGTCaacgtagggctgggcgatagggagaaaatcaaatatcacgatatttttgacgaAATATCTCGATATCGAAACAGagacgatattgtagtgttggctattggtgctttcacaaaatatttacacaatgagatttttgataaataat is a window of Perca fluviatilis chromosome 16, GENO_Pfluv_1.0, whole genome shotgun sequence DNA encoding:
- the znhit3 gene encoding zinc finger HIT domain-containing protein 3 — encoded protein: MQICSVCSEHTPKYRCPACKIRYCSLGCYKRHKDTCLPVEQPAPIEPKVKDSFNTETWTVEDLLQEEEDIVDKVPLQRLQLLGQSKELRDLLCNPHLRQLLRSIDSADSKDDAMKAAMQEPLFVEFSDQCSKIVDN